Below is a genomic region from Oceanispirochaeta sp..
CCTGGCAGACAATGCTCTGAAGCCACATGCAGCCTCTGGCAGATGTCGCTACATAGCGGATGTGGATCGGGTGGCAGAGATGGTAGTCGGCAAGGCAGACAATATTGGCTGCCAGAAAGGACGCTACCTCAACCACTGCGGCTCCCGGTGCGTCACCGGCCAGTCCTCCCACCATGACTGTTGCCAGGGAGGCATTGGCCATGCCGTAAAACAGGGAGTTTGCCGCCCGAATCATATTGCCCTGATCAATCATAAGCTCATTGAACATCGCCACAAGATGAGAATCACAGGGACGTAGAAGATCAGGGTGCGTTGCTGCCAGGTCGCCAATTTCGGTGACACTGCTCTCCGCTGCCAGCATCCCCAGCCCCGGGCGTCCGACCTCTTCCCGGACCTGTTTGAGGTAGGATAGTTCACGCCTGGAAGCAATGAGTTCACTCACTTCTCCGGATACCACGCTCACCCCATCCACATCCACCAGGGAACCACAGGTGATCAGGTCTACAAGAGGTTCCTGAGCCCAGCTTTTTACGGAAGCTTTGAAAATTTTCTCAGGAGTCGGAACCCCCGGATTCCCGGCCCAGATGGTGGGAGGATTTGTATCCAGAATTTTCCGCGGCAGGAGGGAGCAGGAATCTTTTCCCTCACCCATATGGAGAGGTCTGTCCATTTTGTGAATACCCTCATTGATTTCCTGTTCGGAGAGGGGAATGATGCGCCCCTGGTTCAGGGCATAGACGCCAATGTCTATGATAAGTTCTTTTCCGGCTGTGAAAATCCTGTCGGCCAGATCCGGCTGATCAGGAGTAATGTCTGTTTCATCCCAGGTGAGATCATATTTCTCAACCAGGGCCTGTACTTTTTCGATGATTTTGAAGTCCCAATCCTCTTTGGAAAGGGCTTGTCCTGTCCGGGCTCGCTCAGATATTTCAAGATAGTTATGGATCATATTATTCCCCTTATGGATCAAAAGGTTCACTTAAAATCCTGGTAAGGAGATGCTGATATTTATGCGGATGTTTGGAACAGATCAAAAAATCCCGCACAGATACCCAAAACCTTTTTCCAAATGTTTTAAGCTCATTGCGCGACCCCGATACCGGATTGGTATGTTCAGGCTTCCCGTCCTCAATGTCGGCGCACGGAATTTTCAAATTGTCTTTGTAAGATCAAAGCTTGTCTGACCTTGTCGTTGATAATAACAAAAAAAAATAAGAAAACACAACGTTTTTCTTGTTTTTTCTTGAAAAGACCCCAGAAATCATCCCGTAATTCTCAGATCCTACGATAAAGTAGGAATTATTGATGATTTGTGGGCCCTGTAATCAGGACAGATGGTTTCTGAGGAATTGCTGGAAATTTGGAAACACCCAGGATGCGAGGTTCGGGATTGGAATATTAAACTTTATATGTCAGACCTTGCGCCCGATGTAAAAAACATATCCGTAATAATCTTTGTATTTTTTATAGAGGTCTATCTCATTCTGTTCCTCTTTGACCAGATTCTCTGCTTTCTTGTCTTTCAGATGTCTCTTCAGAAACTCAGGGATTCGGGAGAGCATGGGAGAGTAGTAATTATCCATCCAGCTCTGTTCAGAGAGTGTAAAACTCCCTGCCAGTTCATACCCGCCTTGCTGCAGCTGTTCTTTCTTGACTTCAGCGGAACGGATCTCCGAGTAGGTTCCCGACCAGAACTCTTCCAGTTCGGGAGGTCTGTTGTCTTTCAGCCAGGTTAATTCCGAGACGGCGATGTAACCGCCGGGTTTCAGGAATCTTCTCCAGGCCTGCAGGCCCTTCTGGAACCCCATGTTGTAAATGGCCCCTTCTGACCAGATCAGATCCAGAGATTCTTCCTCGAAAGGCAGATCATCCATGGAGCATTGAAGAGTATTGATTCTCTCCTTGAATCCCTGCCCGGCGGCATGTTCCTTCACCTTCTCCAGAAACTCGGGAAAGAGGTCGACGGCTATGATTTTTCCATGAGTCAAACGAGCCAGATCCAGGGTCTGGGCACCGCTGCCGCAGCCGATGTCGGCTATATTAAGTTCATTGGAAAGATTCAGATTTGTCAGTTTGAGTGCTTTTAATGTTTCTTCCTTACTGCCTGGAGCCAGACGTATCGCCTCTTTGTGGAAATCTACAATCAGTTCTATATCCTTCATTATTTTTAAGTCTCCTCAGACATTTGAACCATCATTTTAATCGTCCGTAAATTGCGTGTTGTTGCTTTCAGGTTCAGTTTTTTTTCAGAAAAGCATTGGTCAGCTTTGATTTTCTATAACCTTCCGGGCAATATATCCATAGGGTTTTCCCTAAATATACTAATTTCTCAGTGGTTCGGACAAATTTATTTACAGATCCAGAGTCCTTGGTTCAGTATTGAAGATCCTTCAGATCGGTCATTACAATCTTCTTCTGTCCGCTGACATTGATTTCCCGCAGGAAGGCTATGAATGTCATTTTATTTCCCCTGAAAATGTCCAGATAAAATAATCATAAGGAGAGAATCTCATTTATGCAGCGGCGGATTTCAGTTTTGTCATATAATTTTTGACTTTTTCCAGATTTTTGCCTTGCCGCCCCCCAGATTTTTCCATAAAACCGAACTCAAAGAAGTGGATGTCCTTAATACCGACAAAATTGAAGACGGCCTTTCTCATCAGGGTCTTATGGGCATTATTCAATAACAGAGCCGTATAACCTGTCGGTCCTTTCATGGTTGAGACGCAGATGACTTTCTTACCTTTTAGAAGACCTTCGGGCATGATATGCCCTTTTTCCTGTTTGAAGGCAAAACCCGAAGCCATCATCCTGTCAATGAATCCCATCAGCATGGCAGGGGGGCGTCCCCACCAGATGGGATAAATAAAGATGACCGTGTCTGCCTGAGTTATTTTCTGTCTGTACAATTCCAGTTCAGGGTCTTTATGCATATCTCTTCTTTTTATCTCACTGTTAAAGATGAGAGCGGGATTAAAATTTTCCCTGTAGAGATCCAGGACGTCAATATTTTTAATATGGGGATTTGAACGCAGCCCTTCCAGGGTAGAATTCAGAAAACTTCTGTTCAGGCTCTCTTCTGAAGGATGGGTAAAGACGATAAGGGTATTCATGGACACTCCTTTTTAGTTATCATATGATAAATATAAGAAAACATTAATTTGTTGTCAATGGATAAGTATTAAAAGATAAGTTTTTAATAAAATTGCATTTGAATATTGTATTTGAAAAGGTTGAGGGTTAATCTATTCCTATTATGACCGAAGATGATGTATTTCAGAGGGTGGCTGCCTTTATTTCCAATATTCATACATTGGAGTCAGACCTGGCACA
It encodes:
- a CDS encoding DUF1697 domain-containing protein; its protein translation is MTFIAFLREINVSGQKKIVMTDLKDLQY
- a CDS encoding NAD(P)H-dependent oxidoreductase, which produces MNTLIVFTHPSEESLNRSFLNSTLEGLRSNPHIKNIDVLDLYRENFNPALIFNSEIKRRDMHKDPELELYRQKITQADTVIFIYPIWWGRPPAMLMGFIDRMMASGFAFKQEKGHIMPEGLLKGKKVICVSTMKGPTGYTALLLNNAHKTLMRKAVFNFVGIKDIHFFEFGFMEKSGGRQGKNLEKVKNYMTKLKSAAA
- a CDS encoding monomethylamine:corrinoid methyltransferase; protein product: MIHNYLEISERARTGQALSKEDWDFKIIEKVQALVEKYDLTWDETDITPDQPDLADRIFTAGKELIIDIGVYALNQGRIIPLSEQEINEGIHKMDRPLHMGEGKDSCSLLPRKILDTNPPTIWAGNPGVPTPEKIFKASVKSWAQEPLVDLITCGSLVDVDGVSVVSGEVSELIASRRELSYLKQVREEVGRPGLGMLAAESSVTEIGDLAATHPDLLRPCDSHLVAMFNELMIDQGNMIRAANSLFYGMANASLATVMVGGLAGDAPGAAVVEVASFLAANIVCLADYHLCHPIHIRYVATSARGCMWLQSIVCQAFARNAPGVIVCDVYPKSGAVTKELLYEVAANTIAISLSGGHLEGVGSADGSKPHGTGLEVRLMAEVAHGITKQKMTLSDGNKIIQALLQKYEYVFEQEGGNPGKSIEEAYDLLTVQPRPEWQKIYNEVKNELIEMGIML
- a CDS encoding class I SAM-dependent methyltransferase; amino-acid sequence: MKDIELIVDFHKEAIRLAPGSKEETLKALKLTNLNLSNELNIADIGCGSGAQTLDLARLTHGKIIAVDLFPEFLEKVKEHAAGQGFKERINTLQCSMDDLPFEEESLDLIWSEGAIYNMGFQKGLQAWRRFLKPGGYIAVSELTWLKDNRPPELEEFWSGTYSEIRSAEVKKEQLQQGGYELAGSFTLSEQSWMDNYYSPMLSRIPEFLKRHLKDKKAENLVKEEQNEIDLYKKYKDYYGYVFYIGRKV